In Flagellatimonas centrodinii, a single window of DNA contains:
- a CDS encoding SDR family oxidoreductase, translating to MLLNNKIVLVSGIGPGLGVKLAVEAAREGAAGVIISARSADKLEDAEQRIKALGTHTQVLKQTCDITDRSQCDALVAAAVKTFGRIDALVNSAFVHGAMDYVSDADLDSWHIPLQTNLIGTLKLTQASLPQMKAQGGGAIVMINTMAARQVPPLGEAGYAASKAALANSAKYLAKEVGKDGIRVNSIHMGWMWGAPVEGYFNWQASEQKVPVEQLKAPIEASIPLGRIPTDDECARAALFLVSDYASAVTGAALDANGGAYMP from the coding sequence ATGCTGCTGAACAACAAGATCGTCCTCGTCTCCGGCATCGGCCCCGGCCTCGGGGTGAAGCTGGCGGTAGAAGCCGCCCGTGAAGGCGCCGCCGGCGTCATCATCTCGGCCCGCTCGGCCGACAAGTTGGAGGACGCCGAGCAGCGCATCAAGGCGCTGGGAACCCACACTCAAGTGCTCAAGCAGACCTGCGACATCACCGACCGCAGCCAATGCGATGCACTGGTGGCGGCGGCGGTAAAAACCTTCGGCCGCATCGACGCGCTGGTCAACAGCGCCTTCGTCCATGGCGCGATGGACTACGTCTCCGATGCCGACCTCGACAGCTGGCACATCCCGCTGCAGACCAACCTGATCGGCACGCTGAAACTGACGCAGGCCTCGCTGCCGCAGATGAAGGCACAGGGCGGCGGCGCCATCGTCATGATCAACACCATGGCCGCGCGCCAGGTGCCGCCATTGGGCGAGGCCGGCTACGCCGCCTCGAAGGCGGCACTGGCCAACTCGGCGAAATACCTCGCCAAGGAAGTCGGCAAGGATGGCATTCGCGTCAACAGCATCCACATGGGCTGGATGTGGGGCGCACCGGTGGAGGGTTACTTCAACTGGCAGGCCAGCGAACAGAAGGTGCCGGTGGAACAGCTGAAAGCGCCGATCGAGGCCAGCATTCCGCTCGGCCGCATCCCCACTGATGACGAGTGCGCGCGTGCGGCACTGTTCCTGGTGTCCGACTACGCCAGTGCCGTCACCGGCGCGGCGCTGGATGCCAATGGTGGCGCGTATATGCCTTGA
- a CDS encoding isocitrate/isopropylmalate dehydrogenase family protein, with the protein MSTAIPATLIPGDGIGPEIVESAVAVLEALGSPFDWDIQQAGLAGVKAAGDPLPQATLDSIARTRLALKGPLETPAGGGYRSSSVRMRETFGLYANVRPARSLIPGGRYEDIDLLVYRENVGGLYVGYEHYIPLNGDPEAIAIATGVNTREGSRRLLKYAFEHAISLGRKKMTVVHKANVMKLLTGIFLDEARKLHKAHYADRIALDDVIIDACAMKLVLNPWQFDTLVTTNLFGDILSDLVAGLVGGLGMAPGANIGDDAALFEAVHGSAPDIAGKGIANPVALLLAVAMMLDHVQRGELAGRLRNAIDQTYNVDQIRTGDLGGSANTRQFTAALVARIRNG; encoded by the coding sequence ATGTCCACTGCCATCCCCGCCACGCTGATTCCCGGTGATGGCATCGGTCCGGAGATCGTCGAATCCGCCGTCGCCGTGCTCGAAGCACTGGGCAGCCCCTTTGACTGGGACATCCAGCAAGCCGGGCTGGCCGGGGTGAAGGCGGCGGGCGACCCGCTGCCGCAGGCCACGCTGGACAGCATCGCCCGCACCCGACTTGCCCTGAAGGGGCCGCTGGAAACCCCGGCCGGCGGCGGCTACCGCTCCTCCAGCGTGCGCATGCGCGAAACCTTCGGCCTGTATGCCAACGTGCGTCCGGCCCGGTCCCTGATCCCCGGTGGCCGCTACGAGGACATCGATCTCCTGGTGTACCGCGAGAACGTCGGCGGGCTGTACGTCGGCTACGAACACTACATTCCGCTCAACGGCGACCCCGAAGCGATCGCCATCGCCACCGGTGTGAACACCCGCGAGGGCTCCCGGCGGCTGCTGAAATACGCCTTCGAGCACGCCATCTCGCTCGGCCGCAAGAAGATGACCGTGGTCCACAAGGCCAACGTCATGAAACTGCTCACCGGCATCTTTCTCGACGAGGCGCGCAAGCTGCACAAGGCGCACTACGCCGACCGCATCGCGCTGGACGACGTCATCATCGATGCCTGCGCAATGAAGCTGGTGCTCAATCCCTGGCAGTTCGACACCCTGGTGACCACCAATCTGTTCGGCGACATCCTGTCGGATCTGGTGGCCGGACTGGTGGGCGGCCTGGGGATGGCGCCGGGCGCCAACATCGGCGATGACGCCGCCCTGTTCGAAGCGGTGCACGGCTCGGCACCGGATATCGCCGGCAAGGGCATCGCCAACCCGGTGGCACTGCTGCTGGCGGTGGCGATGATGCTCGATCACGTGCAGCGCGGCGAGCTTGCCGGCCGACTGCGCAACGCCATCGACCAGACCTACAACGTCGACCAGATCCGCACCGGCGACCTCGGCGGCAGCGCCAACACCCGGCAATTCACCGCCGCCCTGGTGGCGCGTATCCGCAACGGCTGA
- a CDS encoding OmpP1/FadL family transporter, protein MKCSQTATWLAVAVLLTSPMAWATNGYFAHGYSASQRAMGGAGTALTEDALIATINPAGAYWLEERLDVTLSLFSPIRDYQAGPVGAGADNSILRLEEGGLRSDNEMYYIPGFAYTRRLDEVSSWGIAVYGNGGLNTEYRGSTTHFGEGFAVGVAGLDLISLETRCEGAFGGGVPVAGEGDTGGFCGNDDANAGVDLIQLFIVPHYSRRIGERTSIGIAPIFAGQRFRADGLGAFRQFSNQPDRVSGTGHDTAYGYGGRVGILTGAIPGFGFGASYQTRIRMTAFDKYAGLFADDGDFDIPSTWNIGLSAHPSDDLRIAVDFQRINFSEVKAVGNRFDTNDFVNNCARPRLLAGLGFGGSLDPSPSCLGSASGPGFGWQDVEVVKLGVQYRVAAFKLRAGYSKGDQPIPASELLFNVLAPAVPEEHFTAGLGYQLSRRVGLDFAFMYAKSLTVFGPNPLSNTDATAVDLVLGAGSNATAFGADANDQTLRLNMRQWEATFCFSYRFE, encoded by the coding sequence ATGAAATGCAGTCAAACCGCCACGTGGCTGGCGGTTGCCGTGCTGTTGACGAGCCCCATGGCATGGGCCACCAATGGTTATTTCGCGCACGGTTACAGCGCCTCGCAGCGGGCGATGGGGGGCGCCGGTACCGCCCTGACCGAGGACGCGCTGATCGCCACCATCAACCCGGCCGGGGCCTATTGGCTGGAGGAGCGGCTGGATGTGACCCTCAGCCTGTTTTCGCCGATCCGCGACTATCAGGCCGGGCCGGTGGGCGCGGGGGCCGACAACAGCATCCTGCGGCTCGAAGAAGGCGGGCTGCGCAGCGATAACGAGATGTACTACATCCCCGGATTCGCCTACACCCGCCGCCTCGATGAGGTGTCCAGCTGGGGCATCGCCGTCTATGGCAACGGCGGTCTCAACACCGAGTACCGTGGCAGCACCACGCATTTCGGCGAGGGCTTCGCGGTGGGCGTGGCGGGTCTCGACCTGATCTCGCTGGAGACCCGCTGCGAAGGCGCCTTCGGCGGGGGTGTACCGGTGGCGGGCGAGGGCGATACCGGGGGCTTTTGCGGCAATGACGATGCCAATGCCGGGGTCGATCTGATCCAGCTCTTCATCGTCCCGCACTATTCGCGCCGCATCGGCGAGCGGACCTCGATCGGAATTGCGCCGATCTTCGCCGGACAGCGCTTCCGTGCCGACGGTCTGGGCGCGTTCCGGCAGTTTTCCAACCAACCCGACCGGGTCAGCGGCACCGGCCATGACACCGCCTATGGCTATGGTGGCCGCGTTGGCATCCTCACCGGGGCGATCCCGGGTTTCGGCTTTGGCGCGTCTTACCAGACCCGCATCCGGATGACCGCCTTCGACAAGTACGCCGGGTTGTTCGCCGACGATGGCGATTTCGACATCCCCTCGACCTGGAACATCGGCCTGTCGGCCCACCCCAGTGACGATTTGCGGATTGCCGTCGATTTCCAGCGCATCAACTTCAGCGAAGTGAAGGCGGTCGGTAATCGCTTCGACACCAACGACTTCGTCAACAACTGTGCGCGGCCACGACTGCTCGCGGGGCTCGGCTTCGGCGGCAGTCTCGATCCGAGTCCGTCGTGCCTGGGGTCCGCCAGCGGCCCCGGCTTCGGCTGGCAGGATGTCGAGGTGGTGAAGCTCGGGGTGCAGTACCGCGTGGCCGCCTTCAAGCTGCGTGCCGGTTACAGCAAGGGCGACCAGCCGATCCCGGCCAGCGAGCTGCTGTTCAACGTGCTCGCCCCGGCGGTGCCGGAGGAGCATTTCACCGCCGGCCTGGGCTACCAGCTCAGCCGTCGGGTGGGCCTGGACTTCGCCTTCATGTACGCCAAGTCGCTGACCGTGTTCGGCCCCAACCCGCTCAGCAATACCGACGCCACCGCCGTGGATCTGGTGCTGGGTGCCGGCAGCAACGCGACCGCCTTCGGCGCCGATGCCAATGACCAGACGCTGCGACTGAACATGCGGCAGTGGGAGGCCACGTTCTGCTTCAGTTACCGCTTCGAGTGA
- a CDS encoding LON peptidase substrate-binding domain-containing protein, whose protein sequence is MDDDTLEIPIFPLGSVLFPAGVMTLRIFEQRYVDMTKACIRDESPFGIALIRAGFEVGQPAIPCDIGCTARILEWEVPSPGLFNLQVRGETRFRILSRWAEPDGLIRARVSLLEASAPQAVPPRHAPLAKLLTRLMSELGPAYFPMPGRTDDAAWVGFRLAELLPVPPERKQALLTQSDPLVVLDAVEQLLIDLRAPD, encoded by the coding sequence GTGGACGACGACACACTGGAGATTCCCATCTTTCCGCTGGGCAGCGTGTTGTTTCCGGCGGGTGTGATGACGCTGCGCATTTTCGAGCAGCGCTATGTCGACATGACCAAGGCCTGCATCCGCGACGAGTCGCCGTTCGGCATCGCCCTGATCCGGGCCGGGTTCGAGGTGGGGCAGCCGGCAATCCCCTGCGACATCGGCTGCACCGCGCGCATCCTCGAATGGGAAGTGCCGTCACCGGGGCTGTTCAATCTGCAGGTGCGCGGTGAGACGCGGTTTCGCATTCTCAGCCGCTGGGCGGAACCGGATGGCCTGATCCGCGCGCGCGTCTCGCTGCTGGAGGCCTCGGCGCCGCAGGCGGTGCCCCCGCGCCATGCCCCGCTCGCCAAGCTGTTGACGCGGCTGATGTCCGAGCTGGGGCCGGCGTATTTTCCGATGCCGGGGCGGACCGATGATGCGGCCTGGGTGGGGTTTCGCCTCGCTGAACTGCTGCCGGTGCCGCCGGAACGCAAACAGGCGCTGCTGACCCAGAGCGACCCGCTGGTGGTGCTGGATGCGGTGGAGCAACTGCTGATCGATCTGCGGGCCCCCGACTGA
- a CDS encoding 2OG-Fe(II) oxygenase, which translates to MTWRTYSLLLAGGHRIDFDAEENDPLLDQLATLIAVNADQRPAGLVEIPLRHGQSRLTVSTQALVGVISDTSLRLVAAAAASTTAAPPIEPSIVVHWRDFLTPADHAALVDFAIAHEAKFTPSGVSTQDKQYRESWVLTDFPAFSALMEQRIRDRLGALLPAFGLPPEHPLPRFEAQLTAHNDGNYYRQHNDNGSADTRSRLLTYVYYFNRSPKAYTGGELRVFDSTVRDNFYVAAEHYRDYQPENNSIVFFLSRYLHEVRPVSCPSGAFADGRFTINGWLHEA; encoded by the coding sequence GTGACCTGGCGTACCTATTCCCTGCTGCTGGCCGGCGGCCATCGCATCGACTTCGATGCCGAGGAAAATGACCCCCTACTGGACCAGCTGGCGACCCTGATTGCGGTCAATGCCGACCAGCGGCCGGCGGGCCTGGTGGAAATTCCGCTGCGCCACGGCCAGTCCCGACTCACGGTGTCGACGCAGGCACTGGTGGGGGTGATCAGCGACACCTCGCTGCGACTGGTCGCCGCGGCCGCGGCATCAACCACGGCGGCACCGCCGATAGAGCCTTCGATCGTCGTGCATTGGCGGGACTTCCTCACGCCGGCCGACCACGCGGCGCTGGTGGACTTCGCCATCGCCCACGAGGCGAAGTTCACACCGTCGGGTGTGTCCACGCAGGACAAACAGTATCGGGAATCGTGGGTGTTGACCGACTTCCCGGCCTTTTCGGCGCTGATGGAACAGCGAATCCGCGATCGGCTGGGCGCCTTGCTGCCAGCCTTCGGGCTGCCGCCCGAGCATCCGCTGCCGCGTTTCGAAGCCCAGTTGACCGCACACAACGACGGCAACTACTACCGTCAGCACAACGACAACGGCAGTGCCGACACGCGGTCGCGTCTGCTGACGTACGTCTACTACTTCAATCGCTCACCCAAGGCCTACACCGGCGGCGAATTGCGGGTGTTCGACTCGACCGTGCGCGACAACTTCTATGTCGCCGCCGAGCACTACCGCGACTACCAGCCCGAGAACAACAGCATCGTGTTCTTCCTCAGCCGCTATCTGCATGAGGTGCGGCCGGTGAGCTGCCCGTCGGGCGCATTTGCCGACGGGCGCTTCACCATTAACGGCTGGCTACACGAAGCCTGA
- a CDS encoding rubredoxin encodes MRKWRCLICDFVYDEAEGIPDEGIPAGTKWEDVPDTWTCPDCGASKIDFQMEEI; translated from the coding sequence ATGCGCAAGTGGCGCTGCTTGATCTGTGATTTCGTGTACGACGAAGCCGAAGGCATTCCCGATGAGGGCATTCCCGCAGGTACCAAGTGGGAAGACGTGCCCGACACCTGGACCTGTCCGGACTGCGGGGCCTCCAAGATCGACTTCCAGATGGAAGAGATCTGA